Within the Roseicitreum antarcticum genome, the region GCGCTGCCGGTGATGTAGCCGCCCATGACGCCGTAGGCCTTGGCCAGCGTCCCGTTGATCAGGTCGATCCGGTGCATCAGCCCGTCGCGTTCCGCCACACCGCCACCGCGCGGGCCGTACATGCCGACGGCGTGCACTTCATCCAAATACGTCAGGGCGTTGAATTCATCGGCAAGGTCGCAGATTTCCGCGATGGGACCGAAATCACCGTCCATCGAATAGATCGATTCAAACGCGATCAGCTTAGGCGCTGCGGGGTCGTCGGCGGCGAGCAATTCGCGCAGATGCGCCACGTCGTTGTGGCGGAAAATCCGTTTGGCTCCGCCGTTGCGCCGCACGCCTTCGATCATCGAGGCATGGTTGAGCGCGTCCGAATAGATGATGAGGCCGGGAAACAATTTCGGCAGCGTCGAAAGCGTGGCATCATTGGCCATATAGGCAGAGGTGAAGATCAGCCCAGCCTCTTTGCCGTGAAGGTCGGCAAGCTCGGCTTCCAGCCGTTTGTGGTAGACCGTGGTGCCAGAGATATTGCGCGTCCCGCCAGAACCAGCGCCGGTCGCCAGCAGCGCATCTTGCATCGCGGCCAGAACAGACGGATGCTGCCCCATGCCCAGATAATCATTCCCGCACCAGACAGTGATATCTTGCCGGGTGCCATCGGGCCGATTCCAGACCGCATGGGGGAAATGACCCTTGCGACGCTCAATATCGATGAAGGTCCGGTAGCGTCCCTCATCATGCAGGCGTTGCAGCGCGGCCTCTAGTGCGGCTTCATAGTTCAAGGTCGTCTCCCTGGCTTTCGAACGCTCGGTCAAATTCAATGATATAACTTCATCGGATAGATGAAACCCTATCCCGTCTCTCATCTGTTATAAAATGATGCAGATCAATTAACCCGACGCGAAAAAATGGTCAGGCGCGGCCCTATGCCGCGCCCTGGGCCACGCCCTGGGCCACGCGTCTAGCCCAACGCCCGTGCCGGACCGCAGCGGTGCAGCAAACCGCCCGCCGACACCCTGCCGCAGGGCGCGGCGCGCGGGGCAGCAGGGCGCGGCGCGCGGGGCAGCAGGGCGCGGCGCGCGCGGCAGCCGGGGTCAATCCGCGATCCGCACCGCGCAATCACCGGCCGGGGCGGCAGCGTCAGCACAGGCGGCGCGCGCGTCGTCCAAGGCGGCAGCGCCTTGCCCGATGGCCCATTGCCCGGTGGCAGGCGACAGCGCCATCGCCTTTGGCGCCCGGGCGGGCAGGTAATCGCGCGTGAAGGCGGCGGTCGCATCGGCATTCAGTTGCAGATCGCGCGCGGTCCAGCCGGCGGGCCTTACTTCCAGCACGATCAGGCAAGGCGTGTCGCTTTCGCGCAGGCTGTCGCATTCGCGCAGAGCGGCGGCGCGGGCAGCGGCGACGTCATGGTAATTGGCGGCCAGCACGGTGGCCTGATGCAGCAACCCGTGATCGGGGGCCAGCGCCATGGCGGCATAGTATTTCTGCCCCTGCGCAATTTGCGTGACAATCGCCTGATTTTCAGCCGACAGGACCGACGTGTCGTAGATCACCACCTCGGCTTGCTCGGGCGCGAAGAGCTGGCCTTCGACCTCGGCACCAGACAATGTCTGCGCCAGCGCCGCGCCGGGCAGCATGGCGATGGGCAGCAAAGCGGCAAGCGCCCGCCCCGTGATTGACCGACCATAAGCACATTTCATCCGCATCCGCTGTGACCTCCGTATCGCATATCCGTTGACGTATCGGGGCACGACGCGCCCCATTGCCCCCGCTTATAGCGCAACCGACGGGGCTGGACACCCCGGCCCGGGCTGATAGGTCTAGCCACAACCCAATTGTGAACACATGCCCGGAGGTGCCGATGTCATCCCTTGATCCCGTCCTGTCCCATATCGACGCAACCCTGCCACAGGCGCTGGACCGTCTGATGGATCTGTTGCGCATCCCCTCGATCTCGACCGATCCGGCCTACAAGGCGGATTGCGACCGCGCCGCCGACTGGCTGGTGGAAGACCTGGCCTCGATCGGCCTTAGCGCCAGCAAACGCCCTACGCCGGGGCATCCTATGGTGGTGGCGCATGGGCAGGGTGCGGGACCGCATGTTCTGTTCTATGGCCATTATGACGTGCAGCCGGTGGACCCGTTGAACCTGTGGGATCGCGAACCTTTCGACCCGGCGCTGGAGGATGGACCCAATGGCAAGGTGATCCGTGGCCGCGGGACAGCGGATGACAAGGGGCAGCTGATGACCTTTGTGGAAGCGTGCCGCGCCTGGGTCGCGGTGCATGGCGCCCTGACCGCCCGCGTGTCGGTGTTTCTGGAGGGGGAAGAGGAATCAGGCTCACCTTCCCTCATCCCCTATATGAAGGAGAACGCCGAGGAGCTGCGCGCCGATCTGGCGCTGATCTGCGACACGGGCATGTATGACCCTCAGACGCCCGCCATCACCACCATGCTGCGCGGCCTTCTGGGTGAGGAGATCACCATCCACGGCCCCACGAAAGACCTGCATTCGGGCATGTTCGGCGGCGCGGCAATGAACCCGATCCGGGTGCTGAGCCGTGTTCTGGCCGGGCTGCATGACGATAATGGCCGCATCACCCTGCCCGGTTTCTATGATGGCGTGCCCGACCTGTCTGATGAATTGCGCGCGCAATGGGATGCGTTGAATTTCGATGCCGGCGCCTTCCTTGGCAGTGTCGGGCTGCAATACCCGGCGGGCGAGGCCGACCGCACCGCGCTGGAAATGATCTGGGCCCGCCCGACGTGCGAGATCAATGGCATCTGGGGCGGCTATACCGGCGCGGGTTTCAAGACCGTGCTGCCCGCCGAAGCCCATGCCAAGGTCAGCTTCCGCCTTGTCGGCACGCAAGACCCCCATGCCATCCGCGCGGCGTTCCGCGACTATGTCAGTGCTGCCCTGCCCGACGATTGCACGGTGGAATTCAAGGGTCACGGCGCTTCGCCCGCCTCGCAGATGACGATCAGCCACCCGGCGTTCGAGGCCGCGCGGCAGGCGCTGTCGGATGAATGGCCAAACCCGGCGGCCTTCGTCGGGTCGGGGGGGTCGATCCCGATCGCGGGCTATTTCAAGACCTATCTGGATATGGATGCCATGCTGATCGGTTTTGGCCGCGACGACGACCAGATCCATTCCCCGAATGAAAAATATGATCTGGAAAGCTTCCACAAGGGCATCCGGTCGTGGGCGCGCATCCTCGACGCGATTTCCAAAGCTGACGCCTGAGGGGCCATGCAGCGGATTGCGCAATCGCCGCTGGAGCCCGGCTTCGTGCAGAACCCGTATCCGTTCTATGACCGGATGCGGGCGCTGGGGCCGGTTGTCTGGTGGGAAGACTACGGCATGCCCTGCGCCGTCAGCTATGCTGCCGTGAATGCCATCATGCGCGACCGCCGCTTTGGCCGAGAGCCCATCGCGCCGCTGGAGGTCGCCGACCATATGCAGCCGTTCTATGCGGTAGAGGCGCATTCGATGCTGGAGCTGGAACCGCCGCGTCACACACGGCTGCGCGGGCTGGTGGTGCGGGCCTTCACTTCGCGCCGGATTGCAGCGCTTGAACCCGAGATCACGGCACTGGCGCATCAATTGGTGGATGCGCTGCCTGAAGGTGAATTCGACCTGCTGACCCATATTGCGCAGCCGCTGCCTGTGATCGTGATTGCGCGGCTGTTGGGTGTACCGGACCATATGGCAGATGACCTGCTGCGCTGGTCCAATGCAATGGTGGCGATGTACCAGGCAGGACGCACCCGCGCGGTGGAGGATGCCGCCTCTGCCGCCGCGCGCGATTTCAGCGCCTACCTGCGCGACCATATCGCCGCGCGCCGCCACCAGCCCGCCGATGACCTGATCACCCATCTGATCGCAGCGGAGGGCGATGATGACCGGCTGAGCACCGAGGAGCTTATCACCACCTGCATCCTGCTGCTGAATGCCGGGCATGAGGCGACGGTGCACACCATCGGCAATGGCGTGAAGGCGCTGTTGCAAAGCGGTCAATACACGGCAGATGCCCCGGTGGAGCCGCTGGTCGAGGAGGTGTTGCGCTTCGACCCGCCGCTGCACATGTTCACCCGCATTGCGTATAGCGACATTGACGTGATGGGCCACACCCTGCGGCGCGGCGATCAGGTGGCCTGCCTGTTGGCCGCAGCCAACCGTGACCCCGGTCATTGGGACCGGCCGAACGATTTCGATCCCCGCCGTGTGGCAAAGCCGAATGCCGCGTTTGGTGCGGGGCTGCATTTCTGCGTCGGCGCGCCACTGGCGCGGCTGGAACTGGCGGTGATGCTGCCGATCTTGATGCAGCGCCTGCCGGGGTTGCGGCTGGCCCGCCCGCCAAAGTTCGCGCCGACCTACCATTTCCACGGGCTCAGCCGTCTGGATGTGCTGGCCTGAGCGGTGTCGCCTGCTGGGCGGCTGTCAGACCTGCAACACCGTCGTCGCCTTGATTTCTTCCATGGACAACAAGGCGGTGACGTTGAAGATGTTCACCTCGGCAATCAGCGCCTGATAAAAGGTGTCATAGGCGCGTGCATTGGCCACCCTGACCTTCAGGATATAGTCGATGTCGCCCGCCAGGCGGTGCGCTTCCAGCACCTCGGGCCGGGCGCGGACGGAAGCGAGGAATTTCTGCTGCCACCCGGCCTCATGGGCCGAGGTACGGATCAGCACGAAGAAACACGCCTCCAGGCCCAGGGCGTCGGGGTCCAAGAGCACGGTCTGACGGGTAATCACCCCCGCCTCGCGCAGTTTGCGGATCCGATTCCATACGGGGGTTTTCGACGACCCCACCTTGCGCGCGATGTCATCGAGCGACTGGCTGGCGTCGTCTTGCAGCTCGGACAATATCTTTCGGTCCAGATCATCCATGCGTACTGCCACTTCACCATGCCCCTTTGAATGGAATGAAAGCCCTGTTGCTACCTGCCTATAGGAAATAATTTCCGATACGGCAATCGAAATGCGGAATATCGGAACAATGTTCGGAAATCAGCCGCACAGCGGTTGCGGCGTGGTGCCGGGCGGGCTACATCGACCTTCAATTGAATGGCACGGTGGCAAAGTGTCAACTTGCGGCACGCCGCCCGCTGCGCCCATATTGCTATGACCACACCGTCAGGAAAGAAGCCCCGTGATGTCCGAACCTGCCTCTGCAATCCCCGCC harbors:
- the hemA gene encoding 5-aminolevulinate synthase, with the protein product MNYEAALEAALQRLHDEGRYRTFIDIERRKGHFPHAVWNRPDGTRQDITVWCGNDYLGMGQHPSVLAAMQDALLATGAGSGGTRNISGTTVYHKRLEAELADLHGKEAGLIFTSAYMANDATLSTLPKLFPGLIIYSDALNHASMIEGVRRNGGAKRIFRHNDVAHLRELLAADDPAAPKLIAFESIYSMDGDFGPIAEICDLADEFNALTYLDEVHAVGMYGPRGGGVAERDGLMHRIDLINGTLAKAYGVMGGYITGSAKMCDAIRSYAPGFIFTTSLPPAVAAGAAESVRHLKTAQDLRDRQQTTASILKMRLKGMGLPIIDHGSHIVPVHVGNPVHCKLISDMLLESYGIYVQPINFPTVPRGTERLRFTPSPVHDSAMIDHLIRAMDDLWSHCALNRAELSA
- a CDS encoding 5-aminolevulic acid synthase: MKCAYGRSITGRALAALLPIAMLPGAALAQTLSGAEVEGQLFAPEQAEVVIYDTSVLSAENQAIVTQIAQGQKYYAAMALAPDHGLLHQATVLAANYHDVAAARAAALRECDSLRESDTPCLIVLEVRPAGWTARDLQLNADATAAFTRDYLPARAPKAMALSPATGQWAIGQGAAALDDARAACADAAAPAGDCAVRIAD
- a CDS encoding M20/M25/M40 family metallo-hydrolase: MSSLDPVLSHIDATLPQALDRLMDLLRIPSISTDPAYKADCDRAADWLVEDLASIGLSASKRPTPGHPMVVAHGQGAGPHVLFYGHYDVQPVDPLNLWDREPFDPALEDGPNGKVIRGRGTADDKGQLMTFVEACRAWVAVHGALTARVSVFLEGEEESGSPSLIPYMKENAEELRADLALICDTGMYDPQTPAITTMLRGLLGEEITIHGPTKDLHSGMFGGAAMNPIRVLSRVLAGLHDDNGRITLPGFYDGVPDLSDELRAQWDALNFDAGAFLGSVGLQYPAGEADRTALEMIWARPTCEINGIWGGYTGAGFKTVLPAEAHAKVSFRLVGTQDPHAIRAAFRDYVSAALPDDCTVEFKGHGASPASQMTISHPAFEAARQALSDEWPNPAAFVGSGGSIPIAGYFKTYLDMDAMLIGFGRDDDQIHSPNEKYDLESFHKGIRSWARILDAISKADA
- a CDS encoding cytochrome P450, producing the protein MQRIAQSPLEPGFVQNPYPFYDRMRALGPVVWWEDYGMPCAVSYAAVNAIMRDRRFGREPIAPLEVADHMQPFYAVEAHSMLELEPPRHTRLRGLVVRAFTSRRIAALEPEITALAHQLVDALPEGEFDLLTHIAQPLPVIVIARLLGVPDHMADDLLRWSNAMVAMYQAGRTRAVEDAASAAARDFSAYLRDHIAARRHQPADDLITHLIAAEGDDDRLSTEELITTCILLLNAGHEATVHTIGNGVKALLQSGQYTADAPVEPLVEEVLRFDPPLHMFTRIAYSDIDVMGHTLRRGDQVACLLAAANRDPGHWDRPNDFDPRRVAKPNAAFGAGLHFCVGAPLARLELAVMLPILMQRLPGLRLARPPKFAPTYHFHGLSRLDVLA
- a CDS encoding Lrp/AsnC family transcriptional regulator, with amino-acid sequence MAVRMDDLDRKILSELQDDASQSLDDIARKVGSSKTPVWNRIRKLREAGVITRQTVLLDPDALGLEACFFVLIRTSAHEAGWQQKFLASVRARPEVLEAHRLAGDIDYILKVRVANARAYDTFYQALIAEVNIFNVTALLSMEEIKATTVLQV